One genomic region from Bradyrhizobium icense encodes:
- a CDS encoding GNAT family N-acetyltransferase, which yields MPAESDIKCANESHRASTVWTIVLGFAADPLMRWSWPDARRYLQSMPQFINACGGRAFEHGTAYVAGGIRAAALWLPPGVEQDEEALDEIMAQSLSPGIREDMAHLRRGMAEHHPPEPHWYLPLIATDPNWAGQGLGTLLMKYALQRCDEEGITAYLESSNPEHIPFYQRHGFKVIGEIQHGSSPPLTPMLRTATKRNSEPLRTL from the coding sequence ATGCCAGCGGAGTCGGACATCAAATGTGCGAACGAAAGTCACCGCGCAAGCACCGTCTGGACAATTGTGCTCGGCTTTGCCGCCGATCCGTTGATGCGGTGGAGTTGGCCTGACGCAAGGCGATATCTTCAGAGTATGCCTCAGTTCATCAACGCGTGTGGCGGACGAGCATTCGAGCATGGCACAGCGTACGTCGCGGGAGGGATTCGCGCCGCGGCCCTGTGGCTGCCTCCCGGCGTGGAACAAGACGAGGAGGCGCTGGACGAAATCATGGCGCAGTCCCTGAGCCCGGGGATTAGGGAGGATATGGCACATTTGCGGCGGGGAATGGCCGAACATCATCCCCCGGAGCCACATTGGTATCTGCCTCTCATTGCCACCGATCCCAACTGGGCCGGACAAGGGCTTGGCACATTGCTGATGAAATACGCTCTTCAACGATGTGATGAGGAGGGCATCACCGCGTACCTCGAAAGTTCGAATCCCGAGCACATTCCCTTCTATCAACGCCATGGCTTCAAGGTCATTGGTGAGATACAACATGGCTCTTCCCCGCCGCTCACGCCAATGTTGCGAACGGCTACTAAGCGGAATTCGGAGCCGCTTCGCACGCTTTAG
- a CDS encoding DUF3141 domain-containing protein → MHRGLRKLRLTRTLEAIEPLMAGLYEMCVKDIQEHDGRKCFSVELVRRSFKNIRAFNDNYRDEFPFGAVDRTSQLQAQIYHTTPAADRRQYLGPSKHWPHRE, encoded by the coding sequence ATGCATCGTGGGCTTCGCAAGCTGCGCTTGACCCGCACTCTGGAGGCGATCGAACCGTTGATGGCCGGGCTCTACGAAATGTGCGTCAAGGACATTCAGGAACATGATGGACGAAAGTGCTTCAGTGTTGAACTGGTCAGGCGCAGCTTCAAGAACATCCGTGCATTTAACGACAACTATCGAGACGAGTTTCCTTTCGGTGCCGTCGACCGCACATCTCAACTTCAGGCCCAGATCTATCACACCACCCCAGCGGCCGACCGGAGACAATATCTGGGGCCAAGCAAGCATTGGCCGCACCGAGAATGA
- a CDS encoding PLP-dependent cysteine synthase family protein codes for MSIGRTSFRHNNSSLPRYRRGWVDGAVAAIEADQCRTADTHLIRLMVPALAGIDIYLKDESTHPTGSLKHRLARSLFLYALCNGQIHEGTPVVEASSGSTAVSEAYFAQMIGVPFYAVMPRTTSAEKIAAIGHYGGKCHLIDDGRALYSEAASLATRLNGHYMDQFTFAERATDWRGNNNIVESIFTQLKGEPRPVPDWIVMGAGTGGTSATIGRYLRYCQFPTQLCIADVEHSAFFDCFRYQDRSRTCERPSLIEGVGRPRCEPSFVPTVVDRMMKIPDAATIAAMNVLSRRLRRPVGGSTGTNFLALCRLASEMCSAGQAGSLVTLICDSGERYRQTYYKPEWLKARNIDPTPYEAELIRFLEAGHPPGFTIADVTNPLNARGAAGLR; via the coding sequence ATGTCGATCGGGCGCACGTCTTTCCGTCACAATAATTCCAGCTTGCCGAGATATCGGCGTGGCTGGGTGGACGGGGCCGTGGCTGCGATCGAGGCCGACCAGTGCCGCACTGCCGATACCCACCTAATTCGGCTGATGGTGCCGGCTCTCGCCGGCATTGACATCTATTTGAAGGACGAATCGACCCATCCGACCGGCAGCCTGAAGCACCGATTGGCTCGCTCGCTGTTCCTCTACGCGCTCTGCAACGGACAGATTCACGAGGGCACGCCAGTCGTCGAAGCCTCGTCGGGATCCACGGCGGTGTCAGAGGCCTACTTCGCGCAGATGATCGGCGTACCCTTCTATGCCGTGATGCCGCGGACGACGTCGGCCGAGAAGATCGCTGCCATCGGGCATTATGGCGGCAAGTGTCATCTGATCGACGATGGCCGCGCGCTCTATTCCGAGGCAGCGTCGCTCGCCACCCGTCTCAACGGGCATTACATGGACCAGTTCACTTTCGCGGAGCGGGCGACGGACTGGCGCGGCAACAACAACATCGTCGAGTCGATCTTCACCCAGTTGAAGGGCGAGCCGCGCCCTGTACCAGACTGGATCGTGATGGGCGCCGGCACTGGCGGCACCTCGGCGACCATCGGGCGTTATTTGCGGTATTGTCAGTTTCCAACGCAGCTCTGCATTGCCGATGTCGAGCATTCCGCCTTCTTCGACTGCTTCCGCTATCAGGACCGCTCGCGAACTTGCGAGCGTCCCTCGCTGATCGAAGGCGTCGGCCGGCCGCGCTGTGAGCCATCCTTCGTTCCGACCGTGGTCGACCGCATGATGAAGATCCCGGATGCTGCGACGATCGCGGCTATGAACGTGCTGTCGCGTCGCCTGCGCCGGCCGGTCGGCGGCTCTACGGGCACCAACTTCTTGGCGCTGTGCCGGCTGGCTTCGGAGATGTGCAGCGCCGGCCAAGCGGGATCGCTGGTGACGCTGATCTGCGACTCCGGCGAGCGCTATCGGCAGACCTATTACAAGCCGGAGTGGCTAAAGGCGCGGAACATCGATCCTACGCCCTATGAGGCCGAGTTGATACGCTTCCTGGAAGCCGGGCATCCGCCCGGCTTCACGATCGCAGATGTGACGAATCCGTTGAATGCTCGAGGTGCAGCTGGACTACGCTGA
- a CDS encoding DUF7694 domain-containing protein, producing the protein MRAQVIEKLEAGRIRYGQFASAPGSGPCGLFFVQGPCGCKLRIIGLVRPGWEHVSVSTPRRCPNWDEMCFVKDLFWDEEECVMQLHPPHSQYVNNSRYCLHLWKPTRQDIPMPPASFVGVVGLGPSETAMLLAQIGGLS; encoded by the coding sequence GTGAGAGCGCAAGTTATAGAAAAGCTCGAGGCTGGCCGCATACGATACGGCCAATTCGCCAGCGCGCCGGGATCAGGTCCTTGCGGCCTCTTTTTTGTTCAGGGGCCTTGTGGCTGCAAACTCAGGATCATCGGACTTGTTCGCCCAGGGTGGGAGCATGTCTCCGTCTCGACGCCGCGACGTTGTCCGAACTGGGACGAGATGTGCTTCGTCAAAGACCTGTTTTGGGATGAAGAGGAGTGCGTGATGCAGCTGCATCCGCCTCATTCGCAGTACGTGAATAACAGCCGGTATTGCCTGCATCTCTGGAAGCCGACTCGTCAGGACATTCCAATGCCGCCGGCTAGCTTCGTAGGCGTCGTCGGGCTTGGTCCATCTGAAACGGCAATGTTGCTTGCACAGATCGGGGGGCTATCGTGA
- a CDS encoding host specificity protein, translating to MYSRITGSSSEFPSASQADESEPSADGRRFTETLADTAPGSSSGATRPYSLVSEPPIDEIDGELFREELRNFYSNDIKHIADNPQEYSDFVSEKAGQAAMVARAGSTVQDSDQARYFSYQLGDKRVGLLKTEGRRRMGGEAWERHFPGRKHVSSVVGLRVTHPLVENAGDVLLEHQLRLDGKRALVMSRPATDEVKPRLEQMGFVRVGDNEDDNEYVLDPRQHPDKWTLNEEGKWQRVDKPRLYLSKVESSDDENEGSVEEYSGEEYIETDSSGDDPSWYFERLNLGPGTG from the coding sequence ATGTATAGCAGAATCACTGGTTCTTCCAGCGAATTTCCAAGCGCGAGCCAGGCCGATGAATCGGAGCCATCAGCAGATGGCCGAAGGTTTACGGAAACGCTTGCCGATACCGCGCCTGGTTCGTCCTCGGGGGCGACACGGCCGTACTCCCTCGTTTCCGAACCTCCCATCGATGAGATTGACGGGGAGTTGTTCAGGGAAGAACTGAGAAATTTTTACAGTAACGACATCAAGCACATAGCCGATAATCCGCAAGAATACTCGGATTTCGTTTCTGAAAAGGCTGGGCAAGCAGCGATGGTCGCCAGAGCCGGATCCACCGTACAGGATTCGGACCAGGCGCGATATTTCAGCTATCAATTGGGTGACAAGAGAGTCGGGCTTCTAAAAACCGAAGGTCGACGTCGCATGGGAGGGGAGGCGTGGGAGCGGCACTTTCCGGGGCGAAAACACGTCTCGTCCGTTGTCGGTCTCCGGGTTACTCATCCGCTCGTTGAGAACGCAGGTGATGTTCTGCTGGAACATCAACTTCGGCTTGACGGCAAGCGGGCCTTGGTCATGTCGCGTCCTGCCACGGATGAGGTGAAGCCCCGCCTAGAGCAGATGGGTTTTGTTCGCGTGGGTGACAATGAAGATGACAATGAATATGTGCTTGACCCTAGGCAGCATCCCGACAAGTGGACGCTGAACGAGGAGGGAAAATGGCAGCGGGTGGACAAGCCTCGGCTATATCTCTCCAAAGTTGAGAGTAGTGATGATGAAAACGAAGGAAGTGTCGAGGAGTATTCGGGCGAAGAATACATCGAAACGGATTCGTCGGGGGACGATCCTTCTTGGTACTTCGAACGGCTCAATTTAGGCCCGGGGACCGGCTAG